The genomic segment CCCCCggcggggctggggcacgggggcgGCCGCGCCCGGACGTTGGCTCAGGCAAAGCTGCAGCTCAAGAAAACAGCCCCGGCCTTGGAGGCGGTGGAGGACCCGGGAGGGTGATGGGGGAGTCTCCGCTTTTCCAGGGATGAAGGACACAGTGGTGGGGTCTGTGCGGAcacagatctcctgggtccctgGCCTGTGATTCCCGTTAATGCATGACATTCAAAGGCAGCCCACTGTATCCCCCAATTCCATCCCTCCCACACACGCTGCCAagagcagcacctcctgctggctgcagCGAAGTGACATCTCTGGAGCTGCCCACAGGAGCTAGATGCAGTGAGGGATCAGggcaggtcactgggtgggagtTTAGGCCACTTATGTCAAAACCAGTTGCCTCAGCTCAAGTTATtattaaactgaaataaattcCAGTCAGGCACCAAAGTCAGGGTGGTCTGCTTCTCTGAGGGGCTCACAGAGGGGTGAGTGGcagctgtgggggcggggcttggtACCCTGCAGAACCCAGCTCCAGGATCTGAAAATTCGTGCTTTGGAGGCCTTGCTGGCCAATTCGTGGAAATTGCAGCCATCTATTGTGGAGGTATCAGCTGCTGGTTTTTCCTGCTCACTTCTTATGGAACATGGTGCCTGACTAACAAATTGCCTTGCATGTAGCTGCAGCCTACCTAGTGCCCGTCTTCAAGCAAACTCTGAACGATAGTAACAAGTGCCCAGCCTGGAGATGCTGCCTGAGAACAGGGCTCCAGCCCAACTCCAGGAGCACTGAGCTCATCCCTGCACAGGGTCAATTCACAGCAGTGGCCAGAGCTCAGAATAGCCAGCAAGGCTGGCAGTGCTGTGGGGAGTGTGGGCTGACACGTGCTGCAGTGGGGTGGGCTGGGTCCTCTCATCTAGGCCGAGAGGCAGGAAAATCCTGCACATCTACCATAAGAACTTTTGTTCCAGTTTTCAGTGTATAATGCACCCACAGGGCATTGGCTACCAATGTGTCCCAGGAACACTGAGTCTCTATCAGAGACACCTCCCATTCAGCATCTCCTGGGAGAGAGCCTTGCAGAGTGGTCTTGGGCCAAGTGAGTCCCAGTTCCCTCACTGCAAACACCCTTGGGATGCCAGCCTAAGGGAGGCAGACCCCAAAACGCAAAGGATGCCATACAGCAGAGGCAACACCATTAATTACATCTGGAAGCTACTTGGAAGCCCTAGTGTAGGTTGCTTCCTGTGTGGAGCCCTGCTAGGCAAGAAGGCAGCTGCATCCTGTGTCTGCTGAAGGTTATGAGTGGCCTTTGGGTGTAGTGcatgggtgggcaaactacagcccgtgggccggatctggcccaccAGACATTTTAagccagcccttgagctcccgctggggagtggggtctggggcttgccccactccacacaGCTCCCGGAAGCCGCAGCATGGCCCCCCTCTCGCTCCTACAggctccaatggccccctccggcactccaatgggagctgcaggggcagtgcctgcagacaggcaGCATGCAGAACCATCTGGCTGTGCCTCAGCATAGGAACCGGAGAAGGGAcaggccgctgcttccaggagctgcttgaggtaagcactgcctggagcctgtgcccctgagcctctccccacgcccctaacccagccctgatcctcctcatgccctccaaacccctcggtccgaGCCCAAAGCACCCTCCTAcgccccaaactcctcatccccagccccaccccagagcccgcaccccctgctggagccctcacccccccccgcactccaaccccaattttgtgaggattcatggcccaccatacaatttctattcccagatgtggccctcaggccaaaaagtttgcccacccctggtgtagtACCATGTAGAGTGCATGCTGCATGCTCCCTGCACTGTGAACAGGTTTCTTTGAATCAGGTGAACTTCACATCAGAAaggtgcctgtgggcagtggcATCTCCGGTTTTGTTATCTGTTCGCACTATGACTTCCACATAGGGAAGCTCAGGGGACACCAGGCAGGTCATATCTGGATCATCCTGCTCCACGGAAACCTGTGGCTGGTGCTTGTGTCTTTCCAGGTGCCTGGCAGCCAGGGGGTAGATGGGCGGGTGGGAGAAGCACAGGAATGGAGCCTGGATGCTCTGCCACCTGATGGCATCATGCTGAGCTTCGAGTCTGACTGGCCacccctgtccctgtcccccacccGACAGCCGGGAGCCCGACGTGCTGCGCACCCACAGACTGGCTGGCACTGGGCCCCAATGGCCGGGCGAAGGGAGGAGGGTCAGACTGCCCCCCCCGCAGTCTCGGGCAGTTCCGCGGGCTCCGGAGCCCGCACACAGGCCGGGGCTTGGCTGTGCGCCgccaggaaggggcggggcgggggaaggcGCCGCCCGGACACCCCGGGGAGGGGCCCCGCCGCCTGCGGCCCCAGGGGCCAGCGGGAAGGGCCGAGCTGCAGGGCCCGGGCtcccggcggggcggggcgagcagggtctggggcagggcccggcCCGCGAGGGGCCCCGCCCGGCGcactgggccccgccccccgagccAGGCCAGGCTCCGCAGGGAGCAGCGCCGCTGGCGGTTGCTAGGGCCATGGCGCGCGTCGCTATGGGCGGGGCAGCCCGCCCGGAGTTCTCGCGAGGCTTCCCCGGCGGTTGCCTGGAGACTCGCTGACTCTGCCGAGCCCGAGCAGCAGCTGTAGGAGCCATGGTGAGAGGGGGGGACCCTGGGGTCGAGGGGAGCGCTTGGGGGAGCCCCAGGGTtggaggggtcccctgggggatcCCCTGCGTTGGAGGGGTCCCCTGGGGCgctggggggagccccagggttGGAGGGGTCCTCTGGGGGCACTTGGGGGGAGCCCCTGGGATCGAGGGGTCCCCTGGGGCACTGGGGGGAGCCCCTGGGTTGGACAGGGTGGCTGGAGGGAAAACACTGGGTTCAGGGGTCTATTGGGGGGCAGCAGCATTTGGGGCAGGCAGCAGAATTGTCCCATTTCCTCTGTGCCTGGGCACTTTGCTCGGGACTCAGGGCTGCAGTGGCCTttctggagctgcagctgggctggTCAGTGCCCTGAGCTCTGGGTCATACAGTCCTTCCTGGTGACGGGTCATTCTGAGACCTTGGCTGCACCAGCCCGTGGCACCTGTTCCCTTCCCCTCAAGTGCATGCCCCTAACTcgtcacagggctcaggctgcttcAAAATGCCCTGGCTGGTTAGGACAAGTTCCACCACATGGGATCTGGGTGAGCGAGGACACACCAGACATAGCATGgggagtgtgagagggagccaTGCATCCCAGTCCCCAGCACCAGAAGTAGCAGTACCAGTGCAGTCTTAGTTAATTGCTCTAGTGTGGAGTTTCTTGTACCTTTACTGACCCTCCAGCCCTCTCAAAGCTGCACCCCTGGCCTGTGTGGAACTGGATGATCCCACCTTGTGTCATCTCATTGATAAGAATGACATCCACACCCAGTGGCTCCCCAGCAGCCCAGGTCAGTGGCGCCTCTGTAGGTCTGAGCTATGTATGCACGCCTGTCATGTATATTGTTTTCTTTTCTAAGGCGCCCAAAAAGAAAGGTGGCAAAAAGGCCAAGGGGAGCAAAGCTGCAGCGGTGGTGGATGCTGTCCCCCCGGAGGACATGAGCAAGGATCAGGTGAGAGCTCACAGCATCTCTCCTAGGGCTCTCTGCCCTAGGGCTTCACATGGCCACCGAGCTCCTGGCGAGAGGAGGCTCCCATTTGTAAGGATTATTGGTGGCACAAAGTGCACAAGGTTTGGTTCAACCCATGGAGATGGCAGATGGTGAAGGTTAGTAGAAAAGACAGGGTGGGTTTTCACACCAACAACTGCACCGTCCCTCACATGCCTGAACTATTTGCACGGGTGTCACAAGAGTGGACTTGTTGTGGGCTTTGGGGTGTAGTTGGGTTCCCAAAGGGTTTAACCATCTCATCTCTCCCTCTCCAGAGCTTCCATAACTTCCCTGTGTCCCTCATCTAGCCTGCACTCTGTTGCCCGTGAGCAGGATTCtgtgcccttctctgcaccctgTTCCACTGTTTAGTAGTTATAAAAGGTTTTCTGTGACACAGTCTAGCATTTCCCTGTTAGTCTGAGCGCTATGTCTTGTTCTGTCTTTTGTTTCCTATTGGAAACAGCCCCCTCCACTCACTCTGATACAGATGTATAACCCTTTTAGAACTTGAATTACTGATGAAATCAATGTCTgttgtccactgcttgcatccgaagaagtgggtattcacccacgaaagctcatgctgcaaaacgtctgttagtctataaggtgccacaggattctttgctgcttctacagaaccagactaacacggctacccctctaatactagGGCATTCATACACCCCATGCCATAAATACACCTTCCTCTTCTCTCCGGGCCCAAGCAAACTAATTCCTCAAGTGGTATTCGTTCAGATTCAGGTCTATGATTGTTCAGTCAGTGGTTTGATGATTTGCAATCATGCTAGCTGCTGCGCTCTCATCACATCTTAAGTGAAGCCAGTGCTTGACTGAGAGAACGGACTAGGTGTTGCGCAAAGGGGAGTTAGTGATTCAGGAGGTAGGGCTCTTCCCTAGTATTATTATTTAGTATGGTAATGTCCAAAGGCCCACTCAGGGTCAAGGCCCTGCTTTGCTGGCTGCTATACAATCACATATGAAGACATGAGCCCTGACCCAATGTCCCTGCAGTCTAAAAGAGGAGCCTGCAATTCTGAGTCAGAATTGGTTGTTAATGAATGCAGCACTGCTCTTCCAGATGACAAATAGATCTGCGGGTCTGTTCTCTTCCAATCAATAAAGATGCCTTAGCTCCCTTTCCCAGAGGTCAGGGTGTTAGTCCCAGTATCCATATCTTAATGGCTAATTACAGCCTACCTCCCTAAACGCCCTGTGGTTTCTTTTGGATATGGCATCGTCACTTCCCCTCCTAAATTTCTGTAtcctgttaaacagctgccatgctccacccagaggtggctgtaggGATTGCTGTGGGTAGTTTGGAAAGAGCTTTGGGCCCCCAGAGGGTGACAGGTGCTAGAGAGACATAAGTCAGCAATTTTGTGGGAGGAGAACTCCCCCACCGGTGCCTTCACCAGCTGTGCTTgttggctctgcagctggaggagcACATTGTGCGTCTCCGGGAGGAGCTGGACCGCGAACGGGAGGAGCGCAACTACTTCCAGCTGGAGCGTGACAAGATCCACACCTTCTGGGAGATCACCCGTCGGCAGCTGGATGAGAAGAAGGCGGAGCTGCGCAACAAGGACCGTGAAATGGAGGAGGCCGAGGAGCGGCATCAAGTGGAGATTAAAGTGAGAGGCTAAGGGAGGACGGTTAGTGGATTCCAGCTCTCCTTACGGGTGCCACAGATCCTTCCTTGGCTGTGCCCGTAGTTAGTAGCACCCGGTGTTCTTTGAGTGAGCCCTGAGGGGGCAAAGGGAATTGGGCAGGACACTAGCAAGGGGTGTCTCAGGCAGTATCAAATGTGTTCTTGCCAGCATCTGCTAATGCCCCTCTTCCCAAgcccctgcagagggctgggtccCCGCTGctgggctccccctgctcccatccctgtCTGTGGCTTTACACCACTGAGGTCCTTTTTCCCAGGTTTACAAGCAGAAGGTGAAGCACCTGTTGTACGAGCATCAGAACAACATCACAGAACTGAAGGCAGAGGGCACTGTGTCCATGAAGCTGGCCCAGAAGGAGCACCGCACCCAGGAGACGGAGCTGCGCAAGGATATGCGCACCTTGAAAGTGGAGCTAAAGGAGCAGGAGCTGGCCAATGAGGTGGTGGTGAAAAACCTGCGCATGGTACGTTGCTCTCAGGCAGATAATCATGGGGCTGGGGACACCTTAGCTGCAGGGCTTCTCCAGCCTCCTCACCGCAGCCTGGAAGAAGAGAGCAGCAGAGACGCCGGAGCAAGTCGAGGTTTAGGTGGTATTGGCGTGTAACGGAGATGGGAGAGCCCAAGGTTAGCTTGTCAGAGAAGGAGGCGAGAGGAGGCACCTGGCTGAGACATCCAGGCTCTGAAGGGCTGAATGGAGACTGATCAGTCCCTGACTCTTGCACCATCCCCGTAATGTGAAACTAAGGGGTCACCCAGTGACATCTGTGGGAGAGCTATTTAGAGTCACTGATGGAAGTCTGTCCTCCCGGGGCTGGGAGTCAGCCAGTAGGTTCAGTGCCGCAGGAGTCAGAATCCAACCCGGGGCTGGAGAACCTGGTGACCAGTAACTGCATGTGTCACTTTGCAAACTGCAGTAGGATTGGTAATCAAACCATGGGCTCCAGGGCATCAGCTGATCCCcatggggtcaggaaggatttttggcatggccaggtgcattgtgggaatttGTGTCCTCCTCAGACATTAGTCATTTCCTGGGGCAGGATATTGGGTAATATGGACCAAAGGTCTGATTTGATCTAGCAGATCCAGTGCAGTTCCCAGAGCTATGCTGGGTGCTGGTGCACTGACATGGGGGTTACTGTAGGCAGAACCAACCTGGTGTGTGCTGCACAAGGAACCCTGGGGCATGGTGGAGCGGGCACTGGAATCGGTGTTTGCCAAACAGAAATGGCCAAAGTCAGTGGGGAAAGAAATGTCCCTGGAGAGTGATACTGTCCATAAGCCAGGGGGAGTGCCCCTGAAACACACTTGCAGGTTCagtgcaggctccctgcatgtCCCAGGTGTCTGAATGTAGTCCATACATCCGGGGGCACACTCAGCAGCCTCTGGCAGAGCGGGCATTACTGGCACAGCAGGTCAGCAGCCCTCAAGCCTTTCGGTGATGGCTTTTCACTGCAGCCAGGTGCGCAGATGGCCTTGACTCTGAGCCTGTGAGTAGGGGAGgatttctctctctgtttggCTATCCAGGTTTAATGTGCAGCTTCTCCCTGTCAGAAACAAGAGGAGGAGATCACACGGCTGCGCAGCGACTTTGAGAGACAAGTGAAAGGTCAGTTCCTATTTGGACTCCTGTATGAAACCCAGAGTGAGAGCTGCCTTAGCACTCATCACACTGTGCCTCCACTGGGCTCCCTCCCCAGAGCAAAACAGGGCCCCACTGGCGGATggccattctcctcctccttccctcttctgCTGCTTGTGGGCTGTAGGCTGAGCGGCTTGTTTGAATTCCCAGGAGCAGCTTGTCTGCGCATGTAGAATGGATCAGAGCAGCACCAGCTGCGGGTGCTTTGCTGCCACTCAGGGTTGGACTCAGGTCTCACTCTGCACTGCCTGTCTCCATGTGGCagtgcagccctgctccccccatcTCTCTCGGGGGGGATTGTTTAACACTGTGGTCTGGCGGGCACCACAGTGGGCACCAAGCAGTAGGTAGTGCCCTTCACAGCTGCTTACTGGCTCTCTGGAtctgcagggctctggggctggaggagactTTACAGGCGCTTTGGCCTTGTGCTGGTACCTCTTTATTACAATGTGGTTTGATTTGCATGGGCTGATTACCTGAGTGTTTCTAGTGTTCCCACGCCCATGGTGTCTGGGCACCGCCGTCAGCCAGGCTTTCTGGGCATTCCCTTCCATGATTCTGCTGTAACTGCTCCATACACTAATGGGAGCTGATATGGCACCATTAATGGGCATCCTTTCCAAGAGTACCATCCCCGTAGTGTGGACTGACCAAGTAGCTTGTAGCAGCAGCAAAGGGGTGCTCATGCACTGGGTCCCAGCCTGTCTGGCCTGCCCTATGGGGTGGTCACTCAGCTATGTGTGGTGCTTCCCTTCAGAGATTGAGGCCAAGTACGACAAGAAGATGCGCGTGCTGCGGGATGAGCTGGATCTGCGGAGGAAAACAGAGATCCATGAGATCGAGGAGAGGAAAAACGGACAGATCAACACGCTGATGAAGAACCACGAGAAGGCCTTCAGTGACATCAAGAACTACTACAACGACGTCACCCTCAACAACCTGGCACTCATCAACACTCTCAAGGTAACGCTCGCCTGTGCCCGGCGCCGGAGTGGGGACACAGCTGGGCCAGAAGCCCAGTGTGGAGAGGACTGACGCTTTCTTGGAGGTGACAGTTCCTGCCTGTTAACTCTACACGCATTTCAGTATTGGCTTCCCATTGAGTGCCTTCCACTGCAGGGGTTTTCCCAGCTGCTTCATATGCTTTGTGAGCACCATCACCTCTAATCCTGAGGAGTGGTGACACTCATACACAATTACACTCATGAAGATCATGCAGCTGCTTTATAAACATCCCCATTGTAAGCCATCTGCTAGgatgctgctgcagcagtgctaCATGCAGTGCTTGGGAGTCCTGCAGGCCTGGGGTCTCCTGCTGCGATGCCCCATGCTGGCAGCCCTGCTCAGGGACTCAGTACTTGTGTATCTGCCCCTGAGAACAGGAGCAGATGGAGGAGATGAAGAAGAAGGAGGATCACCTGGAGAAGGAGATGGCGGAAGTGCTGCTTCAGAACAAGAGGCAAACAGAGCCCCTGCAGCGGGCCCGGGAGGAGGTGGCCGAGCTGCAGAAGAAGCTAGCCCACTACGAGAAGGACAAGGAGGCACTGGCTGTGAGTCAGCTGCTCGGCTCCCATCCGGTTTAGGTCCCATGTCCTGTAGTGTCTCTCCCACTCCTTTTCAGAGCACTCCTTGTGCTGTGTCCAGGGTACAGACTGGGCTTGAATAGTGGCCTCTGCTGGTCATCTGGGAACTACATTGACAGACTCCAAAATGGAATCCCCTTCAGTGCTTGGCTTACGCTGGTGTCCTCAGCATAGCATCTGGTGGGGATTCCCGAACTCGGGGTGCAGAGGATCTCACTCTAGTGGAGGAAGGGGAATAATGGATTCCTGCCCCCCGGGGCTGACTCCTGAGCCGCACGTGTCTTGTTAAGAGAGAGAGGATTCTGTGCGGGTGATGCCCAGCTTGGGGAGCAGAGTCTGGTATTCTCCTGTgccgcctctcccctgccccaggaaccCATAGCATGCGTCTAATctctttccctttctcctcccctctgcagaaCACAAAGGCCCGTTTGAAAGTCACTCAGAAGGAATTAAAAGACCTTCAGTGGGAACATGAAGTGCTGGAGCAGAGGTTCAGCAAGGTGAGAGCCATGGGCAGGAAGTGAGAGCACCTGAGCATGGGGAgttcccttcccaccccagccccctctgaACAGCTGGGATCCTGGGGTGAGATGATGTCACAATGGTAACGTTGTAGATGACTGCACAGGCCTCAGCTCAGCCTGGGGTTGTCCTGGGTTCTGACACCCTCTGAGTTCCGTGTGAGCGGCTGCCTCCTCTgagctctctctctgctctgccatcTCCTGTGCTCAGTGGACAGGCCCAGCTTTGTACTTGACTAAACAATAACACATGCTCCGCTGGTCCCTTCCTGGCCTGGGGTTGCCTGGCTGCAGCATTAGGCCAGGAGGAAGACAAGAGAGATTGTTGCTGAGAGTCTCCCTGCTACGGTGAGGGAGTGCTGGATACAGCACAGCAACAGATCACCACTGTGGAGCCCCAGCCTTTCCACTGGAACTAGCATCCTCGGTCTCTCCTCTAACCGCTGGTTTTGGGatgctccctgctctgaccaggCGGATTCTGTTACTGGCATGCCAGCCTTCAGGGAGCATGCTTCAGATTAAGTGCTTGTAGCCTGAGGGTCTTTCCCCCAGCTGCGTGGGTTAAGACAGCATGGAGCTTGTCTGCAATTCGCAGAGAATCCCCAGCAATGTGAACATTGATAGGAGACCTCATTAACAAGCTGTCATTGAGGCAGCAGCATATTCAGTGCATTTGGAAATAGGCTTTGGAGGATATGTCTTAATTCAGACACATTAACTAGATAAGAGCCAAGGTTCTCTTAGTTGCTGCTGCTAACATCTGCCATTCCTACCCGCTGCAAGGCGAGTGGGTGATCCCTGTATGCACTTGGCGTTGGGGTTACTCTGAGGGCCAGAATAGGGTCCTGGGGTCTCACagccatagactttaaggccagaagggacaaatgtcaccatctaatctgacctgcaaagcacaggccagagaaccttacccagtaatttctgcattaaGCCCATAACTTTGGTTTGAGCTATAGTACATCTTTGAGAAAGACATCAGTCGTGGTTTAAAGATTcgaagtgatggagaatccatcacgcCCCGAGGTCAGTTGATCCAATGATTAattcccctcactgttaaaaaaggAGGAGACTGTGGCTACCAGAGGATGGTTTCAATCCATCAGCCTCTGGGCCCAGCATGCTGCCATGGCACCGCTCTGCTAGGAGCCAGGATTCATGGTTTCTCTTCCCATATCTGTTATTGATTCATGGCGTGACCTGGGGCCAGTCTCTCAGCCAGCCCATCTTGACCTGGGGATAGTGATACCTGCCTCTCAGAGATGACCTGAGGATTGGCTAATGTTTACAGAGCACTTGGGCCCCTTTGGATAAGCACAAAACGTAGCTGTTGAGGTGGAAACTAGGACAGGAGCTGGGCATACAGTGCAGAGGAATGAAAGTGGGCTAAGGGGGAAGACCCGCGTCCTACGGGGAATCCGTCTGGGGCAGGAGCTGTTTGGTGGGGGTAGTTTATGACATTCCTGGCTCTGGCAGGTACACTGTGCTTATTAAAGTCAGGCCCATGGGGTGCATGTGCTAAAGAACACACATGCAGTGGTGCTGACTGGGGAGAAATGCTCCAGACTCCTCATTCCTCTTGCTTCACAGGGAGGGATTTTCCCACTGGGAGTCGGGTATGTTAACTTCCACTGAAGTTTCCAGTATTGGCCATGTCAGGGGCATGCCACCCAACCTGGTGGCCCATTGGTCagtcccagtgtggctgttcctgcactgcagtgcagagCAGATGGTTTTGAAGGCATGGCATGGAGCTCTCCTTGCCAACtgggtgtgtgtctctctcctgAGCAGGTGCAGGCAGAACGAGACGAGCTCTATCAGAAGTTCACCAAAGCTATTAATGAGGTACAGCAGAAGACTGGCTTCAAGAACCTGCTGCTGGAGCGCAAGTTAAAGGCCCTCTCCAACATACTGGAGAAGAAGGACGTGCAGCTTAACGAAGTCCTCTCAGCCTCCAATCTCGACCCCAGCGCCCTCACCATGGTCACACGCAAACTGGAGGTACCGTACCCTGCTTCAGGGTCTTGGGGGAGAGATAGGAGCGGAAGGGTCCCTTCTTGCTGGGCttgccccctccccgctgcaaGGGTTAGGGCTTGGGGTGACAGGGCTGCACTGGGGGCCGGGCCTGCTCTGTGGCTAAACATGGGCTAAATCTCTGGCCTTTTAACCTCAGCACCAAAGAGTTGAGAGCAGTCTCTGTAGCTGGAGAGGGATCCTgctggaggcagcagggggcTACATTCGTGGTGCAGACAGGCTTGGAGAAGGCATCAGAGAATGGTCCCTTTGTGACCAGGCGGGAGCCCTCTCCttctccctgcaccctctgagGAGCGAGGACCAACCTTGTGGGACCCCACACTCTGTTACTCCCTCCTGGTGGCTAGCTGAGCTTGGTAGTTTTGTCAGAGCTTCTGCTCTGTTAGCGCAGCCCCAGGCTTGTGGTGCAGGAGGAGAGGCCCAATAGAGTGGGAGGACGGGAAGATTCACCCCTCGTCTTCGGAGAATTTCACCTCTAAGATGTGTGTAGAGCTGGGGTCCTGGCACACCCAGGGAAAAGCCCTGACATGGTCCATTGTCCTGCCAGAATCCCTAGGCTACCGCTGTGGCaaggggatgggtttcagcggcCTCCTGTCACTGCCATGAAGGCCATTGTATGGGTAACCCCCCGGGGCACTAGGATTCTCCTCGCATGAGGGGCAGCTCAGTGCTGAGTCTCG from the Mauremys reevesii isolate NIE-2019 linkage group 16, ASM1616193v1, whole genome shotgun sequence genome contains:
- the LOC120384678 gene encoding translation initiation factor IF-2-like; the protein is MAPTAAARARQSQRVSRQPPGKPRENSGRAAPPIATRAMALATASGAAPCGAWPGSGGGAQCAGRGPSRAGPCPRPCSPRPAGSPGPAARPFPLAPGAAGGGAPPRGVRAAPSPAPPLPGGAQPSPGLCAGSGARGTARDCGGGSLTLLPSPGHWGPVPASLWVRSTSGSRLSGGGQGQGWPVRLEAQHDAIRWQSIQAPFLCFSHPPIYPLAARHLERHKHQPQVSVEQDDPDMTCLVSPELPYVEVIVRTDNKTGDATAHRHLSDVKFT
- the GAS8 gene encoding dynein regulatory complex subunit 4, with protein sequence MAPKKKGGKKAKGSKAAAVVDAVPPEDMSKDQLEEHIVRLREELDREREERNYFQLERDKIHTFWEITRRQLDEKKAELRNKDREMEEAEERHQVEIKVYKQKVKHLLYEHQNNITELKAEGTVSMKLAQKEHRTQETELRKDMRTLKVELKEQELANEVVVKNLRMKQEEEITRLRSDFERQVKEIEAKYDKKMRVLRDELDLRRKTEIHEIEERKNGQINTLMKNHEKAFSDIKNYYNDVTLNNLALINTLKEQMEEMKKKEDHLEKEMAEVLLQNKRQTEPLQRAREEVAELQKKLAHYEKDKEALANTKARLKVTQKELKDLQWEHEVLEQRFSKVQAERDELYQKFTKAINEVQQKTGFKNLLLERKLKALSNILEKKDVQLNEVLSASNLDPSALTMVTRKLEDVLDSKNNTIKDLQYELARVCKAHNDLLRTYEAKLTAFGIPLDNVGFKPLETTVMGQTLGQGPAGLVATPT